GAGAAGAGGTGACCGAGAAACGGGGCCAGCGCAACGATGAGAATCATCCACTCCTGCTGAAGCATCTGCGTTGCCGCAAATCCCATCACCCATCCTTTGCCCATGTCTCCGATCAACGTGAGGATGCCGGCTTTCTTGCCGGAAACCCGCAAGACGTTGGTGAAGCCGACGTTCTTGCTGCCGACCGTTCTCGGATCGGGCAACCCCATCGCTTTGGACACGACGATGCCGAATGGAATAGCCCCCAGCAGATAGCCGGCCATTGCCATGAGAACCCAGATAATTTCTTGATTCATGGGAATTCGCCCGAGAAGTCCCGACTAATATATTACAGGATGTTCAAACTAGGCATCCGGCAAGGCCGCAGCGAGCGAAGGGCCGAGGAGGTACAAACCGAGCTTCGCTCGAACCGCTCGCTTCGATCAGATGCGAGCGGATAGGTACTTTGCCTCCAGTAGGCTCGGTACGTTGAGGGTCTGAACGATGCGAGAACGCAGCCGGGGGCTAGTTTCAACATCCTGATCACAGGCCTTTTTCCACCACCTGTTTCCAAAAACTCCACACATACTGACCGCCGGATATATAGCCCAGCACCAGCGACAGATAGAGCGTCACGATGCCGGCCAGGTGCAGATTCCCCAGCGCTGCCAGGCTGGTTCCTTCGAGAATCAGCATGACGATGGCCACAACCTGCAAGGCCATTTTGTACTTGCCCGTCGTCTCCGCGGCAATGATGAATCCTTCACTGGCGGCAATCGCCCGTATACCGGTCACTCCCAGCTCCCGGGCAATGATCAAAATAGCCACTAGAGCGCTGACCCGGTCCACGTTCACGAGCAGAATCAGCGCGGACAACACCAACAGTTTGTCGGCGATGGGATCGAGCAACTTCCCGAGCTTGGTGACCTGACCCGACCGTCTCGCCAGATAGCCATCGAGCATATCCGTCACGGCGGCCACGACAAACACAATGGCGGCCATGAGCGAGCGATCCGGATCCGGCGTGACAAACAACACGACGAACACCGGAATCAAGAGAATGCGAGTAAGCGTGAGCAGGTTGGGCAGATTCAACGAATCCTGCCCGATTTCCCGCCATGCTGCGAAGACGCGATTCATGATGCCATCCTACTCGCTGGAACTTTTAATTCAACACAGAACGATCAAACTGGCGCACTGCAAGGCCGCAGCGAGCGAAGAGGCGAGGAGGTACATACCAAGCTTCGCTTGACCCGCTCGCTTCGATCACTTGCGAGCGGATAGGTACTTTGCCTCCAGTAAGCTCTGTACGTTGAGCCCTCTGAGCGATGCGAGAACGACGCCGAGCGGCAGTTTCATCGTTCTGCTAAACGATGCCGCTCTTCAAGAGATCATGCAAATGAATGACACCGCGGATATTCCGATCGCCTTCGCTCACCACGAGCGTCGTAATGGAAAATCGTTCCATCATTTCGACCGCTTTGGCCGCCAGATCGTCTGGTCCGATGGTCCGTGGCTGTCTCGACGCGAGCACGCTCGCCGTCGCCTTCGTGAAGTCTCCGCCGCCCTGAATGAACCGCCGCAAGTCTCCATCGGTGATGATCCCGGCCAGTTTCCCCGCCTGATCCACGACCGTCGTGATCCCGAGCTTCTTCGCGGTCATTTCCAACATCGCCGTCGTGCCGGGCACCGACTCTTCGACCTTGGGCAAATCGGCCCCCGCATGCATGAGATCTTTCACCCGGACCAGCAACCGTCGCCCGAGCGTGCCGCCCGGATGAAACTGCGCAAAGTCTTCTTCTTTGAATCCGCGCTTCTGCAACAGCGCCACGGCCAGCGCATCGCCCAACGCCAAGGTGGCCGTCGTGCTGGCCGTCGGCGCGAGCCCCATGGGACAGGCCTCCTCCGACACCGAAACGTCCAGTGCGACATCGCTTTGCTTCGCCAGAGTCGATGTCATACGACCCGTGAGACCAATAACCGGAATCCCCATGCGCTCGACATAGGGCAGGATCTGCAGCAGCTCCGCCGTCTCGCCGCTGTTGGAAATGGCGATCAACGCATCGCGACGGGCCAGCATGCCTAAATCGCCATGCACGCCTTCTGCGGGATGAAGAAAGAATGAGGAGGTACCGGTACTGGCCAACGTCGCGGCGATCTTCTGACCGATTAGCCCCGACTTGCCCATGCCGGAGACGACGACCTTCCCCTTGCACTGAGCCAGCAAGTCCACAGCCTTTTCGAACTTGCTGTCCATACGATCGACGAGCGCCAACACCGCGCGCGCTTCGATCTCAAGCACACGCTTCCCGTCACCCAGACTCCCCAGGCTCTTCACTCCCTTGGGCGCGGGAGAACGCTTCGGCTTTGGCTTTAGCTTCGTGGTTTTGCTGCGTCGCATATCCGCATGACCCGTTCGAGCAAAGCTTTCAATTGATGCAGCGGCACCATGTTAGGACCATCAGAAAGGGCCTCATCCGGGTTGGGGTGCACTTCCATGAAAAACCCGTCCACACCGGCGCCGGCTGCCGCACAAGCCAGCGGCTCGACGAACTCCCGCTGTCCGCTGGACTTCGTGCCTCCGCCGCCGGGTAATTGCACGCTATGCGTTGCGTCAAAGACGACCGGGTAACCAAAACTTCGCATAATGGGGAACGAGCGCATATCGACGACGAGGTTGTTGTAGCCGAACGACGATCCACGTTCCGTGAGCACAATCCGCTGACTCCCGCACTCTTCCACCTTCTTCACGGCGTTGGCCATTTCAGGCGGCGAGAGGAATTGTCCTTTTTTCACATTGACGACTTTTCCGGTCTTGGCCGCGGCGATGAGCAGGTCGGTCTGACGACAGAGAAACGCCGGGATCTGTAAGACATCAACCACTTTGCCCGCTTCCGTCGCCTGCTCTTCCGTGTGGACGTCGGTCAGAACTGGGAGTCCTAGTTGCTCTTTCACCTTCTTCAATACCGCCAAGCCATTCTCGATGCCAGGGCCACGGTATGACTTGATCGAAGTCCGGTTGGCCTTGTCGAACGATGACTTGAAGACATAGGGAATACCCAGCGCCTTGGTGATCTCGGCAATCTTCCCGGCCGTATCCAGCACGAGCTGTTCACTCTCGATGACACAGGGGCCGGCAATGAGGAATGGGCGATTCCCCGCGCCGACTTTGAACGAACCGATCTGGACGTCGTGGCTCATTTAGTGGCCCAACTTCTTGCGCAATGCTGCGCCGACGAATCCACTAAAGAGAGGATGCGGATGATGCGGGCGCGAACGATACTCAGGATGGAACTGGGTCGCGAGAAACCAGGGGTGTTTCTTCAGCTCGACGATCTCAACCAGCCGCCCGTCGGGCGACAGGCCACTCAGCACCAATCCCTTGGCCGTAAGTTGCTCGCGATAGGCGTTGTTGAATTCGTACCGGTGCCGGTGCCGTTCACCGATCTCGTTGACGCCGTACATCTTCTGCGCCAGCGTCCCCTCTCCGAGTTTGCACAGATAGGAGCCTAGCCGCATGGTTCCGCCCTTGTCGCTCACGGACTGCTGGTCGGACATCAAGTGGATGACGGGGTGCGGCGATTGCTCGTCGAACTCCGAACTATTGGCTCCCGCCAGGCCCGCCACGTTCCGCGCAAACTCGATCGTGGCGCATTGCATACCCAGGCACAGCCCGAGGAACGGCACTTCGCGCTCTCTCGCATACTTGATGGTGAGGATTTTCCCTTCGACCCCGCGTGTCCCGAACCCGCCGGGAATCAGAATCCCGTCCGCCTCGCGCAAGATCCGCTCGGTCCCCTGGCGCTCGACGTCCTCGGACTCGATCCAGGTGATGTTGACCTTCGTCTCATGGTCGATCCCGCCATGCACCAGCGCTTCGGCCAAACTCTTGTAACACTCCTTCAGCCCCGCATATTTCCCCACCAGCGCGACGGAAATCTCGTGCTTCGGATGCTTGATCTTCTGCACCATCGCATCCCATTCACGGAGATTGGGCGGGCCGGTCTCGATATGCAACAGCCGGACGATCAGTTCATCTAAGCCTTCCTTTCGAAAGACAATCGGCACTTCATAGATCGTCTCCACATCTTTCGCAGTGATGACGGCGTCCTTCTCGACGTTGCAAAACATCGCGATCTTGGCCTTCATCTCCGGCGGAATGTAGCGATCGGTACGGCACAGCAGAATATGCGGCTGGATACCGATTTCACGGAGTTTGTTCACGGAATGCTGCGTCGGCTTAGTCTTCAATTCACCTGCCGCGCCGATGTAGGGCACCAGCGTCAAATGGACGTACAGCACATTGTCGCGCCCCACGTCGTAGGGCATCTGGCGGATGGCTTCCAGGAACGGCAGACTTTCAATATCGCCGACGGTCCCGCCGATCTCGACAATCGTGACATCGATTCCCTGCGAGATCCGCATGATGCATTGCTTGATCTCGTCGGTGATGTGCGGCACAACCTGGACGGTGCCGCCGAGATAATCCCCCCGGCGTTCTTTCGTGATGACGGAATGGTAAATCCGCCCGGTCGTGTAATTACTTTCCTTCGTCAGCGAGAGCGAGGTGAACCGCTCGTAGTGCCCCAGGTCGAGATCCGTTTCGGCGCCGTCCTCGGTGACGAAGACCTCGCCGTGTTGATAGGGATTCATCGTGCCCGGATCGACGTTGATGTAGGGGTCGAGCTTCAAGAACGTGATCTTGAGCCCGCGGCTCTCCAGAAGATTGCCGATCGACGCCGAAGCCAGACCCTTCCCCAAAGACGAGACCACTCCCCCTGTAACAAAAATAAACTTGCTCATGGCTGCCCCCATGCTTTGCCGATCGACGCCGAGGCGAAGTCTTTCTCCAGCAACGAGACCACTCCACCCGTGACGAAAATACACTTGCTCATGGCTGCCCCCATCATCGGCTCGGTGCGGTCCGTTTGAGGTTGAGTTCCTGCTTCAGGGATTCGTACTGCCGCAACTTCTCTTCGGCCTCCGGAACATCCTCCGGCG
The sequence above is drawn from the Nitrospira sp. genome and encodes:
- the pgsA gene encoding CDP-diacylglycerol--glycerol-3-phosphate 3-phosphatidyltransferase yields the protein MNRVFAAWREIGQDSLNLPNLLTLTRILLIPVFVVLFVTPDPDRSLMAAIVFVVAAVTDMLDGYLARRSGQVTKLGKLLDPIADKLLVLSALILLVNVDRVSALVAILIIARELGVTGIRAIAASEGFIIAAETTGKYKMALQVVAIVMLILEGTSLAALGNLHLAGIVTLYLSLVLGYISGGQYVWSFWKQVVEKGL
- a CDS encoding KpsF/GutQ family sugar-phosphate isomerase, which produces MRRSKTTKLKPKPKRSPAPKGVKSLGSLGDGKRVLEIEARAVLALVDRMDSKFEKAVDLLAQCKGKVVVSGMGKSGLIGQKIAATLASTGTSSFFLHPAEGVHGDLGMLARRDALIAISNSGETAELLQILPYVERMGIPVIGLTGRMTSTLAKQSDVALDVSVSEEACPMGLAPTASTTATLALGDALAVALLQKRGFKEEDFAQFHPGGTLGRRLLVRVKDLMHAGADLPKVEESVPGTTAMLEMTAKKLGITTVVDQAGKLAGIITDGDLRRFIQGGGDFTKATASVLASRQPRTIGPDDLAAKAVEMMERFSITTLVVSEGDRNIRGVIHLHDLLKSGIV
- the kdsA gene encoding 3-deoxy-8-phosphooctulonate synthase is translated as MSHDVQIGSFKVGAGNRPFLIAGPCVIESEQLVLDTAGKIAEITKALGIPYVFKSSFDKANRTSIKSYRGPGIENGLAVLKKVKEQLGLPVLTDVHTEEQATEAGKVVDVLQIPAFLCRQTDLLIAAAKTGKVVNVKKGQFLSPPEMANAVKKVEECGSQRIVLTERGSSFGYNNLVVDMRSFPIMRSFGYPVVFDATHSVQLPGGGGTKSSGQREFVEPLACAAAGAGVDGFFMEVHPNPDEALSDGPNMVPLHQLKALLERVMRICDAAKPRS
- a CDS encoding CTP synthase codes for the protein MSKFIFVTGGVVSSLGKGLASASIGNLLESRGLKITFLKLDPYINVDPGTMNPYQHGEVFVTEDGAETDLDLGHYERFTSLSLTKESNYTTGRIYHSVITKERRGDYLGGTVQVVPHITDEIKQCIMRISQGIDVTIVEIGGTVGDIESLPFLEAIRQMPYDVGRDNVLYVHLTLVPYIGAAGELKTKPTQHSVNKLREIGIQPHILLCRTDRYIPPEMKAKIAMFCNVEKDAVITAKDVETIYEVPIVFRKEGLDELIVRLLHIETGPPNLREWDAMVQKIKHPKHEISVALVGKYAGLKECYKSLAEALVHGGIDHETKVNITWIESEDVERQGTERILREADGILIPGGFGTRGVEGKILTIKYAREREVPFLGLCLGMQCATIEFARNVAGLAGANSSEFDEQSPHPVIHLMSDQQSVSDKGGTMRLGSYLCKLGEGTLAQKMYGVNEIGERHRHRYEFNNAYREQLTAKGLVLSGLSPDGRLVEIVELKKHPWFLATQFHPEYRSRPHHPHPLFSGFVGAALRKKLGH